In the genome of Massilibacterium senegalense, the window GCAAACTTCTTTATTTCATCGGCATCGAAAAGGGATGTTTTTAAATCCAGAAGGGAAAAAATTACTCGTCTATTCCAAAAAGATTACTTCTCTTATGAATGAAATGAAAAAAGCGATGCAGCACGCTGACCAGCCAGCAGGAAAGTTAGACATTGGGTCTGTAGAAACAGTGATTAAACTGCCCATTATTCTATCTTCGTATAATCAAAAATACCCGGATGTAGACCTTTCTCTCGTCACAGACGTAACAGAGCGCTTAATCGATCAAGTATTAGAACATCAATTGGACGGCGCGTTTGTTTCTGGATTTCCTACACATCATGATTTAATCCAACATCCTGTGTTCGAAGAAGAACTTGTCTTAATTTCCCATTCCAAGTTACAATCCGTTGAAGATTTAAAAACGAAACCCCTTTTAGTGTTTAGCACTGGTTGTGGATACCGTGCAAAATTAGAAGAATGGTTACGAGATGAAGGAATTGTGCCAAAAAAAATGATGGAATTTGGTACACTAGAAACCATTTTAGGAAGTGTTGTTTCTGGATTAGGCGTGACATTAGTTCCTAAATCAACCATTAAACGATTAGAAAAAAAACAACTCATCGTTTGCCACTCTATCCCGGAAAAATACAGCATCATTTCTACTGTCTTTATCCAACGAGCCGACTCTTATGCTTCGGTTACGATGAATAAATTTATTGAAACCATTAACCAATGTCGAAATGAACCACGTGATTCATTTATCTATTAAAAAAATGATCCTACATGTACTGTTCACGCACTTTTAGGATCGCTTCCTCAAACTACACTAGATACACACCGTTACCATCATGCATAAAAAAGTCATACTCTTTATTTCGGAGTATGACCTTTTCTTTTAATTCACCTTCACCCATTTTACGTCAACTGGAATATTTGCCGAAACAAATAAATTGTACACTGGGCAACGTCTTTCTACTTCTTTTTTCAATTTTTCTATTTTTTCATCTGACTCATTCGTTGTAAGATGAACGGTAAATCTAATTTTTTGAAAATGCGGAGAAACATCTGCCTCTCCCATCAATCCTTTTGTATCAATAATGCCCGTCGTTTCGAATTCTATATTCGTAAATTGGAAGTTTTGTTCTTGTGCAACTAAAGGAATCATGACACCTTTACATCCATTCAATGCTGCTACTACATATTCCATCGGATTGGGACCAAGATCTGTTCCACCTAATGCAGTAGGTTCATCCATAATTACGGGATCAAAATGACGAATTTTATTACTCGTTTTTACGCCACCTTGCCATGACCCTTTTGCTACTACTTTTACTAACGTTGATTTTTGTGTCATGTTACCACTCCTTATGATCATTCACCTTTTTTATTTTGTTTTTAGTATAACACGAATAATTAACAAAACAAATGGTTTTAGTAGGTTTAAAGTTAAAATATTAGATGAAAAAAGACATTCTTTCTCCATCTATCTAGAAATATTATGCTGTTCTTCCTTTTTTTATCGTGTTAAAATAGTCGGTTCTCCTTTTGTCACGATAATTGTATGTTCTAGTTGAGCTACGAAACTCCCATCTGGTGTTTTATACGTCCAACCATCCCCAGATTCTATTACTTCGTCTGCTCCATTTGAAATAAACGGCTCCACCGCTAATACTTGTCCTTCTTTTAATAACGCATGATTCGCTGGGTCGTAATAATTTAAAATAAACTCTGGTGGTTCATGTAACGATTTTCCGACACCATGACCCGCTAAATTTAAAATAACTTCATAGCCATTTTTACTAGCTTCTGCATAAACAGCTCGTCCAATTTGACTTTGTTTCGAACCAGCTTTCACTTTTTTCATCGCCGCATAAAAAGACTTTTCAGCCGCTTCACATAAGGCTTCTAACTCTGCACTACCCTTTCCAACGACAAAAGAGACACCTGTATCTGCATAATAACCGTCCAAAGAACCTGAGACATCAATATTAACTAAATCTCCTTCTTGGATAACGTAATCAGAGGGTATGCCATGTGCAACTTCATCATTGACACTAATACACGTATAGCCAGGAAAATCATATTCTGCTTTCGGACCAGAAATCGCACCGAATTTTTCGAATAAAGAACCTGCCAACTCATCTAATTGTTTTGTTGTCACACCAGGCTTTGTTTGCGCACGCATTTCTTCACGAATCGTTGCCACTACTTTACCAACTGCTTTTAATTTTTGTAAGTCTTCTTCATTTTGAATAATCATCATTTACTTCCTTTTCACTTCTATTTTCCTTTATCATAAATAAAACACAGCAAAATTTCAAAATAATTCGTTCTAAACATGAGAAAGCAAGCAAAACAAGGAGATGTTTTTGCTTGCTTTACTTCTATGTTTATCACTCATTAACAGAAATAACCCTCCTGATGGGGGATTTCTATCTCGTTCATCATCGTTACAGCAATATTTTTACTCCTTCGTCACATACGTTTCAATATCTGATTTCTCTTGAATCGTTCTGATTTTCTTAAAAGGAATGTCGATATATGGCGCTGTTTCTCCTTCTTTACTTTCTTTACCTTGTACGTGAATGGAAACATTGTTTATTTCTTTTTCCTGCAAAACCTGTACAAGCTGATACGTAGAATCAATCACTTTTTCTTCTACTTCTTTATCCCACTTGTTGGTTAAATGAATCAGTACGATGAACTCTCCATTCACTGATTGATAAGCTGGAATCTTTTGTTGTATCCCTAGTTCTTCTCCTAGACCGTATGTACCTTCTATCGTTATATTTTCAATTTGAGAAAACACTTTTTGAATTTCAGGCTTTATATCATTAGAAAGTTGTCGTTTCCAAACGGCTTCTGGGTAATAATCGATAAACTGTTCTCCGTTTGTTTCTGCTAAAAACGTAACAGAATGTGATGTTTTACTTACAAACTTTGCACCGTATGAGTTATTTTTAAAATTATAATATGTCTCCTTTTTCGCCACTTGAATATCATACTTTTCTTCTACATATGTTTCTAGCTTTTTAGCAGTAGATGCCTTTTTCCAAGGCAATCCAAAAAACACACTATATACAATAAACAAAAGGACTACAACCATAATCAAAAGAATCATAATTAGTTTCATTTTACGTTCCATTCACGCTTCCCTCCCCTATCCATTAACGATTGGCTATTACTACATTATGTTGACTTCTATTCTTTGATTCAACAACGTTTACCATATTTCCTTTTCTGAATGAACAAATAAAAACAAGCGTGAATTCACCTAAGAATTCACGCTTGTTACTTTAATTTTGAACGCAATCGCCATTTTGTTGTTGCATTTTCATTCCATTTCCTTGCATGCCTTTTCCACCTTGTTGACCATTCCCATTCATGTTCCCATGTCCTGCTCCATTTTGTTGCATTAATTCACCATTTGCTGCTCGTGTAAATGCTTGTAAATGTTTTTTTGAACCATTCATTAATTGTGTCATCACTTGTTTTACATCGTCTGGTACATCTTCTTGTAAATATGCTTCATACATAGCAATGTTTTCTTCTTCCGCTTTTACTCCTAATGCATATGCTTCTTCTAATGTTGCTGGAATTTCTTTTATTTCTACTTTTTCTTCTGGCATGGTCACATTATATTTATCCATTAACGGTTCTAATAACGTAATATGTCGTTCTTCTGCTTGAATAATTCGATTAAACGGTGCAACATCTCCGTATTTCTCCTTGATTGCTCCGTACGTTGCTTTCGCTTCTTGTTCATCATTCATTGCATAACGTAATACTTCTTCTACCGTTACTTTTTCTTCCGTTGCTTTTGCAGTGGTATTTCCGTTAAACAACATAGCCCCTAAAGCAATACCAAAAATCGCGATGACAGAAATCGCTAGGAACAACATGTTTTTTCGTTTCATTTTCATCCTCTCCTTTTCTATTTCAAGCATACGAAATAGATATGACGAAACCATGACGAAAGGTAGACTTTTTAGTTTTTTTGTAGTTTAGGTAGAACAATGGTAAAACACGAACCTTCGCCTACTTTACTTTCCACTTGAACATCCCCGTGATGAGCGAGTGCTAATTGTTTTACAACCGATAAACCAATGCCCACCTCACCTTCTTTTTTTGTTCGAGACGGATCTACTTTATAAAAACGCTCAAAAATATCTTGTTGTTGTTCTTTTGTTAACCCGATTCCCGTATCCGTCACAGAAAGGAACATCCTATCGTTTTCTTCTTTCCCACGAACCGTAATCGTTCCTTTTTCCGTAAATTGAATCGCGTTGCGAATTAAATTTATCATCATTTGTTTCAAACGATCTTCATCCGCTTCTACATATAATGTTTTCGGTACCTCAAGCTGAAGGAAGAGTGTTTTTCGTTCATCAATCGAATACTCCATTTGCTCTACTATGTCGGATAAAAACGGATATAATTCGATTTGCTCCATGTGTAACTCCATTTCCCCACTACGTATTTTTTCAAGATCCATGACACTATGAACGAGGCGAATCAACCGTAATGTTTCATTTTCAATCAAAAATAAGCTTCGCTCTTGTTCTTCTTTATTTCCAATATTTTGTCTCAATGCTGTGACTAAACCGCGAATCGACGTAAGGGGAGTTTTTAATTCATGCGAAATATCTGCTAAAAACTGTGAACGTAATACAACCATTCGTTTTAATTCAGCTTCCTTTTTCTCTAATTGTTCTGCCATTCTATTAATATCTAGTGCTAAATCGGTTAATTCATCCGAACCACTAATTAAAATTCTGATGTCGTATTTTCCGTCTGCAATATCGTTTGTTGCTTTTTGCAACGAGCCAATTCTTGTTTGCATCGGTTTCGCTAACAAGTAGCTAATAAGAAATACAATCATGAGCGCCAGTAAAAACACAACCGTTAACACGACACGAATTTCTTTAATCCATTGATCCGTTTCCGTTGTTGGCATTGAAAGAATGAGTGCTTGATTTGTTTTTATCGGTAAAATCACCACTGTCATTTTCGTTTGAAAATGACGTCTTTCCCGCTGAAAAGATAACGTTTCCCCTTCATTTAACCGTTGCCATTCCTTACTTGTTACATTCCACCCTTTGGCAACATTTTCTCCTTTTTGCACTTCTTTTATCCGGATAGTTGTTTCTAAAAAGGGCTCACTTTCAGACCACGATGGCTGTGTTAACAAATAGTTCCCAAAGTGCAGCAAATCTTTTACCTTCATATCGTACACAAAGCGGGGTGTCATAAAAAAAATAAACGTATACACAATGAAAATAACAAATAATACAACAATAAAATGACTTAAAAGAAAACGATGGAAAAATTTAAATTTCATCTAAAACATCCTCATCAAACTTATAGCCAATGCCCCAAACTGTATGGATCCATGACTTGGATGGTGTATGAATTTTTTTGCGTAAACGTTTAATATGAGCATCCACCGTTCGATCATCCCCAACAAAATCAAATCCCCATATCCTTTCAATTAATTGTTCCCGCGAAAAAACTTGCTTTTCGTGTTCCGCCAAAAAAGACAGCAACTGAAATTCTTTTGCCGTTAAATGCTCGATTTTTTTCCCTTGCAACACCACTTCAAATGTATCCAAATCCATAATGTAATCGTTTCCTTGTACGATATGATGTGCTTTTTCAATAGGAGCTGATCGCCTTAAAACAGCTTTTATTCTTGCTAATAAAGTAAAAGGACTAAATGGTTTTGTCACATAATCATCTGCACCAGTTTCTAACCCTAATACTTGTTCAGCATCGGTATCTTTTGCGGTTAACATAATAATTGGAACCATCGAAAATGCACGAATTTCTTTTAAAATCGTCAACCCATTTTTTCCTGGTAACATCCAATCTAACAACATACAATCTGGCTGTTCTTGATGCACAATCTCTATGACACCAGTTCCTTCTTGCCAAACAACCACCGTATATTGTTCATTTTGTAAAAATAATTGCAACATCTCACATACCGCTTGGTCATCTTCTACAATTAACACTTTTGGCACTAGGTATCCCTTCTTTACTTTTTTCTTTCATTATAAAGGCAAAAGAAAGATATCCGAAATCC includes:
- a CDS encoding YfjL-like protein codes for the protein MERKMKLIMILLIMVVVLLFIVYSVFFGLPWKKASTAKKLETYVEEKYDIQVAKKETYYNFKNNSYGAKFVSKTSHSVTFLAETNGEQFIDYYPEAVWKRQLSNDIKPEIQKVFSQIENITIEGTYGLGEELGIQQKIPAYQSVNGEFIVLIHLTNKWDKEVEEKVIDSTYQLVQVLQEKEINNVSIHVQGKESKEGETAPYIDIPFKKIRTIQEKSDIETYVTKE
- a CDS encoding response regulator transcription factor, which codes for MPKVLIVEDDQAVCEMLQLFLQNEQYTVVVWQEGTGVIEIVHQEQPDCMLLDWMLPGKNGLTILKEIRAFSMVPIIMLTAKDTDAEQVLGLETGADDYVTKPFSPFTLLARIKAVLRRSAPIEKAHHIVQGNDYIMDLDTFEVVLQGKKIEHLTAKEFQLLSFLAEHEKQVFSREQLIERIWGFDFVGDDRTVDAHIKRLRKKIHTPSKSWIHTVWGIGYKFDEDVLDEI
- a CDS encoding sensor histidine kinase, with product MKFKFFHRFLLSHFIVVLFVIFIVYTFIFFMTPRFVYDMKVKDLLHFGNYLLTQPSWSESEPFLETTIRIKEVQKGENVAKGWNVTSKEWQRLNEGETLSFQRERRHFQTKMTVVILPIKTNQALILSMPTTETDQWIKEIRVVLTVVFLLALMIVFLISYLLAKPMQTRIGSLQKATNDIADGKYDIRILISGSDELTDLALDINRMAEQLEKKEAELKRMVVLRSQFLADISHELKTPLTSIRGLVTALRQNIGNKEEQERSLFLIENETLRLIRLVHSVMDLEKIRSGEMELHMEQIELYPFLSDIVEQMEYSIDERKTLFLQLEVPKTLYVEADEDRLKQMMINLIRNAIQFTEKGTITVRGKEENDRMFLSVTDTGIGLTKEQQQDIFERFYKVDPSRTKKEGEVGIGLSVVKQLALAHHGDVQVESKVGEGSCFTIVLPKLQKN
- the map gene encoding type I methionyl aminopeptidase — translated: MIIQNEEDLQKLKAVGKVVATIREEMRAQTKPGVTTKQLDELAGSLFEKFGAISGPKAEYDFPGYTCISVNDEVAHGIPSDYVIQEGDLVNIDVSGSLDGYYADTGVSFVVGKGSAELEALCEAAEKSFYAAMKKVKAGSKQSQIGRAVYAEASKNGYEVILNLAGHGVGKSLHEPPEFILNYYDPANHALLKEGQVLAVEPFISNGADEVIESGDGWTYKTPDGSFVAQLEHTIIVTKGEPTILTR
- a CDS encoding ferritin-like domain-containing protein, coding for MKRKNMLFLAISVIAIFGIALGAMLFNGNTTAKATEEKVTVEEVLRYAMNDEQEAKATYGAIKEKYGDVAPFNRIIQAEERHITLLEPLMDKYNVTMPEEKVEIKEIPATLEEAYALGVKAEEENIAMYEAYLQEDVPDDVKQVMTQLMNGSKKHLQAFTRAANGELMQQNGAGHGNMNGNGQQGGKGMQGNGMKMQQQNGDCVQN
- a CDS encoding LysR family transcriptional regulator; this translates as MDIKDLRIFESVAKNESISKAAKELNYVQSNVTARIQKLEEELQTSLFHRHRKGMFLNPEGKKLLVYSKKITSLMNEMKKAMQHADQPAGKLDIGSVETVIKLPIILSSYNQKYPDVDLSLVTDVTERLIDQVLEHQLDGAFVSGFPTHHDLIQHPVFEEELVLISHSKLQSVEDLKTKPLLVFSTGCGYRAKLEEWLRDEGIVPKKMMEFGTLETILGSVVSGLGVTLVPKSTIKRLEKKQLIVCHSIPEKYSIISTVFIQRADSYASVTMNKFIETINQCRNEPRDSFIY
- a CDS encoding OsmC family protein; amino-acid sequence: MTQKSTLVKVVAKGSWQGGVKTSNKIRHFDPVIMDEPTALGGTDLGPNPMEYVVAALNGCKGVMIPLVAQEQNFQFTNIEFETTGIIDTKGLMGEADVSPHFQKIRFTVHLTTNESDEKIEKLKKEVERRCPVYNLFVSANIPVDVKWVKVN